From Harpia harpyja isolate bHarHar1 chromosome 19, bHarHar1 primary haplotype, whole genome shotgun sequence, one genomic window encodes:
- the NGF gene encoding beta-nerve growth factor — MPMLYYTLIIAFLIGTQAAPKSEDNAPLEYPAEHSLLNTHRSNRHHTPKAAPLTTHGHSTWAIGRREAVNITMDPKFFKRRRFRSPRVLFSTEPPPVSGQGQNMAFLSNADSLNRTARTKRTTHPVLHRGEFSVCDSVSMWVGDKTTATDIKGKEVTVLGEVNINNNIFKQYFFETKCRDPKPVSSGCRGIDAKHWNSYCTTTHTFVKALTMEGKQAAWRFIRIDTACVCVLSRKSGRP, encoded by the coding sequence ATGCCCATGCTGTACTACACTCTGATTATAGCTTTTTTGATCGGCACACAGGCAGCTCCAAAGTCAGAGGACAATGCTCCACTGGAGTATCCTGCAGAACACTCCCTGCTCAATACCCACCGGAGTAACAGACACCACACTCCCAAGGCAGCTCCACTGACAACCCATGGCCACTCTACTTGGGCAATAGGTAGAAGAGAAGCTGTAAATATCACCATGGACCCAAAATTTTTTAAGAGGCGGCGTTTCCGGTCTCCTCGGGTGCTGTTCAGCACAGAGCCCCCCCCAGTGTCTGGGCAAGGACAGAATATGGCATTTCTCAGCAATGCAGATTCTCTCAACAGGACTGCCAGGACCAAGAGGACCACGCATCCTGTATTACACCGGGGAGAATTCTCAGTGTGTGACAGTGTCAGCATGTGGGTTGGAGACAAAACCACAGCCACTGACATTAAAGGCAAAGAGGTGACAGTGTTGGGAGAGGTCAACATTAACAACAACATTTTCAAGCAGTACTTTTTTGAGACCAAGTGCAGGGATCCTAAGCCAGTCTCCAGTGGGTGCCGAGGGATTGATGCAAAGCACTGGAACTCTTACTGCACCACAACACACACCTTTGTCAAAGCGCTGACAATGGAGGGCAAGCAAGCAGCCTGGCGATTTATTCGAATTGACAcagcctgtgtgtgtgtgctcagcaGGAAGTCAGGGAGACCCTGA